The following DNA comes from Deltaproteobacteria bacterium.
ATCGAAGGGTCTCCTCGCTCATGAGATCCCCGCGCAGGCCGGTCGGCATGTTGAGAGCGACACCCCAATTCCGATCCACGATCAGTTCCGCGATCCTTTCCAGCCGCCCGGCGGGCAGATTCAAGAGATCATCGAGAAAGACGAACTCCTGCGCGCCGACCGTGGAGCGCAGCATCTCCATCTCGGCCAGGACGTTCTCCGGACTGCGGTATCGGTACTTTCGACCATGGATATGGTGACAATACGAGCATCCGAAGGGGCATCCGCGACTCGTCATGACGACCGCGTAACGTCGACGGGCATAGAAATAGCCGGGCCTCGAAATGCGGTAATAAGCATCGACTTCAATCGCGTCGATCGCGGGAAACGGCAGCGAGTCGAGATCGAGGATCGGCGGGGCGGAATCCGTTCGAACAACGCGGTCAGTGTCGCGTCGAACGAGACTCGGGACATCCTCGATCCCCAGCCACCCATCCAGATGATCGAGAAGGGCGACAGTTGCGATCTCGCCCTCCCCTGCAATGACGTAATCGATATCGGCGAGATCGGCGAGATCCTCGGCGCGGTGCCCCGCGTGCGCACCGCCGACGACCAGGGGAACATCGGGAAACGTCGCCTTCAGTCGCCTGGCGAGCGCGTGGATCACCTCGGCGTCGGTGCTCATGCCTCCGATTCCGATGAAATCCGGATCGAAGCCCCTCGCGTCGTCGACGACACGCTCGATGCCGAGGCAGTCGTGCTGCATGTCGAAAATGCGCACGACGCATTCGCGCTCGCGTCGGAGATAGGCGGTCAGCGCCATCAGCCCGAGCGGCATCGAGTGGTCGAACGCGCGCTCGAAGGCGGACGCCTGAATCAGAAAGACGCGGCGACGCGTGGATTGGTACGACATCGAGGGAATTGTGCCACAACCCGACGTCCGAATCGACGGGGAAGGTCACGGAGGCGTCGGTTTTTGCGCGCCGCGACGACCTCCGCTCAGGATCGCCTCGCGGTTTGCGTCGATGAACGCGAGCACCGCGTCGCTGTGTCCGTCTCGCCCGCCACGCTCGCATAGGACAACACCATCCTCAAATCGGACGACGCGAAAGTCGTCGCGGTGAAGCGTCGTTTCAATGCCCCGAACAAGATCGGCCTTGGGGATGTTCGCCGACAGGGCGAACAGGTCGAAAACCGCGTACTGTACGCGGGCGTCGACATCCTCCACCTTGTAGAATTCCCGCGACAACGGCAAATGCGGGGCACGTTCGGAAA
Coding sequences within:
- a CDS encoding B12-binding domain-containing radical SAM protein — translated: MSYQSTRRRVFLIQASAFERAFDHSMPLGLMALTAYLRRERECVVRIFDMQHDCLGIERVVDDARGFDPDFIGIGGMSTDAEVIHALARRLKATFPDVPLVVGGAHAGHRAEDLADLADIDYVIAGEGEIATVALLDHLDGWLGIEDVPSLVRRDTDRVVRTDSAPPILDLDSLPFPAIDAIEVDAYYRISRPGYFYARRRYAVVMTSRGCPFGCSYCHHIHGRKYRYRSPENVLAEMEMLRSTVGAQEFVFLDDLLNLPAGRLERIAELIVDRNWGVALNMPTGLRGDLMSEETLR